Proteins encoded within one genomic window of Pieris brassicae chromosome 12, ilPieBrab1.1, whole genome shotgun sequence:
- the LOC123717183 gene encoding synaptic vesicle 2-related protein-like has translation MVNEIKTVSGDVANKEKNAVDIDYALDVAGLGWYNIRYSLCLALFLIAVIIEPLGYAYILPVARCDLQMTETQRGFIGSIPYIGIALTSFPWGYAVDTRGRKAMIVLSSTVAGLLGVLSAFMPDLISFTAIKFLMSLCLACPAAVPYSFIGEILPSKYRDVTLSVTNAMQIFGSVFVPLLGWAILPLTFRVDFGLYEFKPWRLLTVIYALPFLLGALLMYFGPESPKYLMSQGRHDESLEVLKTMYAVNKKKSPDDFPIKYLRMNEDLKKEKPPFFKSLAIQSAPLLKPPYIKWMALIGFLLFGIFANLNGLYVWLPAVLNTVLTGGGEGQTACQVLAQKQNQTDVGVECIETIDSLTFIINALSSLACAVIAVGVSSVVKIIGKKTLLIVFYALIGCVCVGINFATQQILFAILVSSFPILGLCIGPVNAFAVDIFPTKLRGMAVSLSMMVGRFGSVIGMNIAGTLLSAACEITFYGYGGLLFLCALLSFLLPRPTVQPKQDIITISTRL, from the exons ATggttaatgaaataaaaacagtttccGGTGATGTTgcgaataaagaaaaaaatgcagTCGATATTGATTATGCTCTTGATGTAGCtg GTCTGGGATGGTACAACATTCGCTACAGTCTCTGCCTGGCTCTCTTTCTCATCGCCGTTATCATAGAGCCTTTAGGTTACGCATACATTCTCCCGGTTGCAAGATGCGATCTACAGATGACGGAAACTCAACGTGGGTTCATAGGTTCTATACCGTACATTG GCATTGCACTCACGTCGTTTCCATGGGGTTACGCGGTTGACACGCGGGGCAGGAAAGCAATGATAGTCCTCAGTTCAACAGTAGCAGGATTGTTGGGTGTCCTATCAGCTTTTATGCCAGATTTAATCTCATTTACTGCTATTAAGTTCCTCATGTCTCTCTg CCTGGCTTGTCCCGCTGCAGTGCCATATTCGTTTATTGGCGAGATCCTGCCCAGCAAGTACAGGGATGTTACTCTATCAGTAACCAACGCAATGCAAATATTTGGATCTGTTTTTGTACCTT tattGGGATGGGCAATCCTACCTCTCACATTTAGAGTTGATTTTGGCCTCTATGAGTTCAAGCCATGGCGTCTTTTAACTGTTATCTACGCACTTCCGTTTCTATTAGGTGCTTTATTGATGTATTTTGGCCCGGAAAGTCCAAAATATCTCATGTCCCAAGGCCGACACGATGAATCATTAGAAGTATTAAAGACAATGTATGCAgtgaataaaaagaaatcacCAGACGACTTTCCA ataaaatatcTACGGATGAACGAAGATCTGAAGAAGGAAAAGCCACCGTTCTTCAAATCTTTAGCCATACAATCGGCGCCATTGTTAAAGCCACCATATATAAAATGGATGGCGTTGATAGGATTTCTGCTATTTGGAATATTCGCAAA cttAAATGGTTTATACGTATGGTTACCTGCTGTGTTGAATACCGTATTAACTGGCGGAGGAGAAGGCCAAACAGCCTGTCAAGTACTTgctcaaaaacaaaatcag ACAGACGTTGGTGTGGAATGCATCGAAACAATTGATTCATTGACCTTCATCATTAACGCCCTCTCAAGTCTTGCGTGTGCCGTTATTGCAGTAGGAGTCAGCAGTGTAGTAAAGATTATTGGGAAGAAAACTCTCTTAATAGTATTTTACGCACTCATAGGATGCGTGTGTGTAGGCATTAATTTTGCGACGCAACAAATTTTGTTTGCAATTCTGGTGTCTTCGTTTCCTATCTTGGGTCTGTGTATTGGACCAGTTAACGCTTTCGCTGTGGATATTTTTCCAACGAAATTGAG AGGTATGGCCGTCAGTTTATCTATGATGGTTGGTCGTTTTGGGTCTGTCATCGGCATGAATATTGCTGGAACATTGCTAAGTGCTGCCTGTGAAATCACGTTTTATGGATATGGAggattattgtttt tatGTGCGTTGCTGAGTTTTTTACTCCCAAGGCCAACGGTGCAGCCGAAGCAagatataattactatttcaaCAAGGTTGTAG